A genomic stretch from Caulobacter sp. FWC2 includes:
- the lysA gene encoding diaminopimelate decarboxylase — MNHFEYGPEGLACEGVPLARIAAEVGTPVYVYSRATLERHFTVFRDALVAGGVVDPLVAYAVKANSNVAVLKVLGDLGAGADTVSEGEVRRALAAGIPAERIVFSGVGKARREIEFALKTGVAEINVESEPEMNLIAQVAGELGVRAKVAFRVNPDVAAGGHAKIATGKSENKFGVSFAEAARLYANASNNANLDPVGVACHIGSQITDLAPMRAAFTKMRGLVEQLLGEGLSVERLDLGGGLGVPYFNNPEPPSPAEFGAMVGEVTKGLPVRLAFEPGRVIAANAGVMVAEVMHIHERPEGRKFLVIDAAMNDLVRPAMYDAFHDIRPVVKRAGETVYDVVGPVCETGDTFTRDRALPPFAAGDLVAFMSAGAYGAAMASEYNTRPLVPEVLVDGDRYAVIRKRPTYDEILARDLIPDWV, encoded by the coding sequence TTGAATCACTTCGAGTACGGCCCCGAGGGCCTGGCCTGCGAAGGCGTGCCCCTGGCCAGGATCGCGGCCGAGGTCGGCACGCCCGTCTACGTCTACAGCCGCGCCACGCTGGAGCGGCACTTCACCGTGTTCCGCGACGCCCTGGTCGCCGGCGGCGTCGTCGACCCGCTGGTCGCCTACGCCGTGAAGGCCAATTCCAACGTCGCGGTGCTGAAGGTGCTGGGCGATCTGGGCGCCGGGGCCGACACGGTCTCGGAGGGTGAAGTCCGTCGCGCCCTGGCGGCCGGCATCCCGGCCGAGCGCATCGTCTTCTCCGGCGTCGGCAAGGCCCGTCGCGAAATCGAATTCGCCCTCAAGACCGGCGTCGCCGAGATCAATGTCGAGTCCGAGCCGGAGATGAACCTGATCGCTCAGGTGGCCGGCGAACTGGGCGTTCGTGCGAAAGTCGCCTTCCGGGTCAATCCGGATGTCGCGGCCGGCGGTCACGCCAAGATCGCCACCGGCAAGTCCGAGAACAAGTTCGGCGTCTCGTTCGCCGAGGCCGCGCGCCTCTACGCCAACGCCAGCAACAACGCCAATCTCGACCCCGTCGGCGTGGCCTGCCACATCGGCAGCCAGATCACCGATCTTGCGCCCATGCGCGCGGCCTTCACCAAGATGCGGGGCCTGGTCGAGCAGTTGCTGGGCGAAGGCCTGTCGGTCGAGCGCCTGGACCTGGGCGGCGGCCTGGGCGTGCCCTATTTCAACAATCCCGAACCGCCCTCGCCCGCCGAGTTCGGCGCCATGGTCGGCGAGGTCACCAAGGGCCTGCCGGTCAGGCTGGCCTTCGAGCCGGGCCGAGTCATCGCCGCCAATGCCGGCGTCATGGTCGCCGAAGTGATGCACATCCACGAGCGCCCGGAAGGCCGCAAGTTCCTGGTCATCGACGCGGCCATGAACGACCTGGTCCGCCCGGCCATGTACGACGCCTTCCACGACATCCGCCCGGTGGTGAAACGGGCCGGCGAGACGGTCTATGACGTGGTGGGTCCTGTCTGCGAGACGGGCGACACGTTCACGCGAGATCGCGCCTTGCCGCCGTTCGCGGCCGGCGACCTGGTGGCCTTCATGTCGGCCGGCGCCTACGGCGCCGCCATGGCCAGCGAGTACAACACCCGCCCCCTGGTTCCCGAGGTCCTGGTCGACGGCGACCGCTATGCGGTGATCCGCAAGCGGCCGACCTACGACGAGATCCTGGCCCGGGATCTCATCCCGGACTGGGTTTAG
- a CDS encoding MJ0042-type zinc finger domain-containing protein produces the protein MGSVRFAAMILTCPECASRYFVDDSKVGAAGRVVRCASCGHRWNARNETADDLFDEPEAPTLANQAEGAEQTSETVAEGAGPDGEEPPVSALPGEELPKVFRARADAERRLREATATGVIWAGMAAAMAVVVVAALIFRIDVVKILPGSAGAYAAVGLPVNTIGLVIDRGSIKAQPVMLDGHAAVTVTGSIRNITEHEVLAPPLRVELLNKQDKRVAGQLAAAADAKIPPGEVRHFSITFLNPPRTAKDLQIGFATEAGAARAVKTALKKPEGHGGEPQLDLRGAQEAPVEHEAAGQEPPGHESGDQTPPPSDSHEPAHHE, from the coding sequence GTGGGGAGCGTTCGATTCGCGGCCATGATACTGACCTGTCCGGAGTGCGCCAGCCGCTATTTCGTCGACGACTCCAAGGTCGGTGCGGCTGGCCGCGTCGTGCGCTGCGCTTCGTGCGGCCACCGCTGGAACGCGCGCAACGAAACCGCTGACGACCTCTTCGACGAGCCCGAGGCGCCGACTCTGGCCAACCAGGCCGAGGGCGCCGAGCAGACTTCCGAAACCGTGGCCGAGGGCGCGGGGCCCGACGGCGAGGAACCGCCGGTCAGCGCCCTTCCGGGCGAAGAGCTTCCCAAGGTCTTCCGGGCTCGCGCCGACGCCGAGCGTCGCCTCCGCGAAGCCACCGCCACGGGCGTCATCTGGGCCGGCATGGCGGCCGCCATGGCGGTGGTCGTGGTCGCCGCCCTGATCTTCCGCATCGACGTGGTCAAGATCCTGCCCGGTTCGGCCGGCGCCTATGCGGCCGTCGGCCTGCCGGTGAACACCATCGGCCTGGTGATCGACCGCGGCAGCATCAAGGCCCAGCCCGTCATGCTGGATGGCCACGCGGCCGTGACCGTCACCGGCTCGATCCGCAACATCACCGAACACGAAGTGCTGGCCCCGCCGCTGCGGGTCGAGTTGCTGAACAAGCAGGACAAGCGCGTGGCCGGCCAGCTGGCCGCGGCCGCTGACGCCAAGATCCCGCCGGGCGAGGTGCGCCACTTCTCGATCACCTTCCTGAACCCGCCGCGCACGGCCAAGGATCTGCAGATCGGTTTCGCCACCGAAGCCGGCGCGGCCAGGGCGGTGAAGACAGCCCTGAAGAAGCCCGAAGGCCACGGCGGCGAGCCCCAATTGGACCTTCGCGGCGCCCAGGAAGCCCCTGTCGAACACGAAGCGGCTGGACAGGAACCCCCGGGACATGAGAGCGGGGACCAAACGCCTCCCCCTTCGGACTCTCATGAACCCGCCCACCATGAATGA
- a CDS encoding transcriptional regulator: MAPRFDISGLDDVIHGRVRLGIVAYLASAEVADFTELKDVLEVTQGNLSIHLRKLEEAGYVSIDKSFVGRKPLTRVRLTETGRAAFGTYLKAMGQLVEQAGGSS; the protein is encoded by the coding sequence GTGGCGCCCAGGTTCGACATCAGCGGGCTGGACGACGTCATCCATGGCCGCGTGCGGCTGGGGATCGTCGCCTACCTGGCCAGCGCCGAGGTGGCCGACTTCACCGAGCTGAAGGACGTGCTGGAGGTCACCCAAGGCAACCTGTCGATCCACCTGCGCAAGCTGGAGGAGGCGGGCTATGTCTCGATCGACAAGAGCTTCGTCGGCCGCAAGCCGTTGACCCGCGTGCGCCTGACCGAGACGGGGCGGGCGGCGTTTGGGACCTATCTGAAGGCCATGGGGCAACTGGTCGAGCAGGCCGGGGGCTCTTCATAG
- a CDS encoding TlpA disulfide reductase family protein, protein MSEVQSEAAAKKRNPVRLALGGVVLVGVAAVLYVIASASFKPHGPADLTEFKKGTLVKLDVPATPRPAPDTVFTSLDGKPATLADFKGRVVVMNLWATWCAPCKAEMPTLAKLQSVYATQPVTVLPISVDRDGDLNLVNEEMAANPPLKTYRDPGYKLSFALEPKAAGYPTTIIYDRQGRERARMAGPADWSSPEARGIVEKLLAEK, encoded by the coding sequence ATGAGCGAAGTCCAATCGGAGGCGGCGGCCAAGAAGCGCAACCCTGTGAGGCTGGCGCTGGGTGGCGTCGTCCTCGTCGGCGTGGCGGCGGTTCTATACGTCATCGCCAGTGCTTCGTTCAAACCCCATGGGCCCGCTGACCTCACAGAATTCAAGAAAGGCACGCTGGTAAAGCTCGACGTGCCCGCCACGCCGCGTCCCGCGCCCGACACGGTGTTCACCAGCCTGGACGGCAAGCCCGCGACCCTGGCCGACTTCAAGGGTCGTGTGGTGGTCATGAACCTTTGGGCGACCTGGTGCGCGCCGTGCAAGGCCGAGATGCCGACCCTGGCCAAGCTGCAGTCCGTCTACGCGACCCAGCCGGTCACCGTGCTGCCGATCAGCGTCGACCGCGACGGCGACCTTAACCTGGTCAACGAAGAGATGGCCGCCAACCCGCCGCTGAAGACCTATCGCGACCCGGGCTACAAGCTGTCCTTCGCCTTGGAGCCCAAGGCGGCCGGCTATCCGACCACGATCATCTACGACCGCCAGGGCCGCGAGCGCGCCCGCATGGCCGGTCCGGCCGACTGGTCCAGCCCGGAAGCGCGCGGCATCGTCGAGAAGCTGCTGGCCGAGAAGTGA
- a CDS encoding GNAT family N-acetyltransferase → MLEPHILEPLADDAWPARERARLGGWRLNASSGQSMRINACWPLAAPDRDPEAALDAVEAWFAERNLPPRFKLTDGVVAPVDLAQRLAARGYAACKTTLVMLGQLRDVAGGEGDAAIRLSDTPDATFEAVFTATAGNPEDGRERLEALGRIPAPARFARLDIDGVPAAIGASAIGGGYAGIFGMRTVPDHRRKGLARRVLRALLAEAKTLGAERAWLQVEADNAPAIALYADEGFEPGYRYSYWVR, encoded by the coding sequence ATCCTCGAGCCCCATATCCTAGAGCCATTGGCCGACGACGCCTGGCCGGCCCGCGAGCGGGCGCGGCTGGGGGGCTGGCGGCTGAACGCCTCGTCCGGCCAGTCGATGCGGATCAACGCCTGCTGGCCCTTGGCGGCGCCGGATCGCGATCCGGAAGCGGCGCTGGATGCGGTCGAAGCCTGGTTCGCCGAGCGGAACCTGCCGCCGCGCTTCAAGCTGACCGACGGCGTCGTCGCGCCGGTCGATCTTGCCCAGCGCCTGGCTGCGCGCGGCTATGCCGCCTGCAAGACGACCCTGGTCATGCTGGGCCAATTAAGGGATGTGGCGGGCGGGGAGGGCGACGCCGCCATCCGCCTGTCGGACACGCCCGACGCCACTTTCGAGGCGGTGTTCACCGCCACGGCCGGCAACCCGGAGGACGGCCGCGAGCGGTTGGAGGCTCTCGGCCGCATTCCCGCGCCGGCCCGGTTCGCGCGGCTGGACATCGACGGCGTCCCGGCGGCGATCGGGGCCAGCGCCATCGGCGGCGGCTATGCCGGGATCTTCGGCATGCGCACCGTGCCCGACCATCGCCGTAAGGGCCTAGCCCGCCGGGTGTTGCGCGCGCTGCTGGCCGAGGCCAAGACCCTCGGCGCCGAGCGCGCCTGGCTGCAGGTCGAGGCCGACAACGCGCCGGCCATCGCCCTCTATGCCGATGAGGGCTTCGAGCCCGGGTATCGCTACAGCTACTGGGTTCGCTGA
- the argH gene encoding argininosuccinate lyase — MTDNASDTPKAENGQGQAMWGGRFSAKPAELMQAINVSIGFDKRLWAQDLAGSRAHARMLISQGVIASADGEEILKGLDAIEGEITAGAFPFRDEYEDIHMNIEARLRELIGATAGRLHTARSRNDQVAVDFRLWVRDAADRSAAQLEALQKALVAQAEAYADALMPGFTHLQPAQPVTFGHHLMAYVEMFGRDASRFRDARARMNECPLGAAALAGSPFPIDRHQTAAALGFDRPTANSLDSVSARDFALEALSAASITATHLSRLAEEIVLWTTPMFGFIKLTDAFTTGSSIMPQKKNPDAAELIRAKVGRILGSLTTLTVVMKGLPLAYSKDMQEDKVPTFEAFDALELSLLAMAGMVADLTPNTDKMAAAAGAGFSTATDLADWLVRTLNMPFRDAHHVTGSAVKTAEGLGVDLADLTLEQFQAIEPRITEGVYAVLTPAASAASRMSYGGTAPAQVRAQIARWKEALA; from the coding sequence ATGACCGACAACGCCTCCGATACGCCCAAGGCCGAAAACGGCCAGGGCCAAGCCATGTGGGGCGGTCGGTTCTCGGCCAAGCCGGCGGAACTGATGCAGGCGATCAACGTCTCCATCGGCTTCGACAAGCGCCTCTGGGCGCAAGACCTGGCAGGCTCCCGCGCCCACGCCCGGATGTTGATCAGCCAAGGTGTGATTGCAAGCGCCGACGGCGAGGAAATCCTCAAAGGCCTCGACGCCATCGAGGGCGAGATCACGGCCGGGGCCTTCCCGTTCCGCGACGAATACGAAGACATCCACATGAATATCGAGGCGCGGCTGCGCGAGCTGATCGGCGCGACCGCCGGCCGGCTGCACACCGCCCGCTCGCGCAACGACCAGGTGGCCGTCGACTTCCGCCTGTGGGTCCGCGACGCCGCCGACCGCTCAGCCGCCCAGCTGGAAGCCCTCCAGAAGGCCCTGGTGGCCCAGGCCGAGGCCTATGCCGACGCCCTGATGCCGGGCTTCACCCACCTGCAGCCGGCCCAGCCGGTGACCTTCGGCCACCACCTGATGGCCTATGTCGAGATGTTCGGCCGCGACGCCAGCCGCTTCCGCGACGCCCGCGCCCGCATGAACGAGTGCCCGCTGGGCGCGGCGGCCCTGGCCGGCTCGCCCTTCCCGATCGACCGTCACCAGACGGCCGCGGCCCTGGGCTTCGACCGCCCGACCGCCAACTCGCTGGACAGCGTCTCGGCCCGCGACTTCGCCCTGGAGGCCCTGTCGGCCGCCTCGATCACCGCCACGCACCTGTCGCGCCTGGCCGAGGAGATCGTGCTGTGGACGACGCCGATGTTCGGCTTCATCAAGCTGACCGACGCCTTCACGACCGGCAGCTCGATCATGCCGCAGAAGAAGAACCCCGACGCAGCCGAGCTGATCCGCGCCAAGGTCGGCCGCATCCTGGGCTCGCTGACCACCCTGACCGTGGTCATGAAGGGCCTGCCGCTGGCCTATTCGAAGGACATGCAGGAAGACAAGGTCCCGACCTTCGAGGCCTTCGACGCCCTGGAACTTTCCTTGCTGGCCATGGCCGGCATGGTCGCCGACCTGACCCCCAACACCGACAAGATGGCCGCCGCCGCCGGCGCCGGCTTCTCGACCGCCACCGACCTGGCCGATTGGCTGGTGCGGACGCTGAACATGCCTTTCCGCGACGCCCACCACGTGACAGGCTCCGCGGTGAAGACGGCCGAGGGCCTTGGCGTCGATCTGGCCGATCTTACCTTGGAACAGTTCCAGGCGATCGAGCCTCGGATCACGGAAGGCGTCTACGCCGTTCTGACTCCGGCCGCCTCGGCGGCCAGCCGCATGAGCTACGGTGGGACCGCCCCCGCCCAGGTCCGCGCCCAGATCGCGCGTTGGAAGGAAGCCCTCGCATGA
- a CDS encoding YdcF family protein, producing the protein MKTLAALLIALMIWGLGLLAFTGRVDQSTPAKEPPIADGVVALTGASTLRLEAATKLLEEGKGQRLLISGVNREATRADVQTVTKAVKPIYDCCVDLGFAAANTVGNARETAEWAKSKGYESLIVVTADYHMPRSMLELRAAMPNVELYPYPVKTDLNAHRWWKTGLSARRMIVEYCKYLAILGREAFLGLGPKEKAAPAAKEAS; encoded by the coding sequence GTGAAGACCTTAGCCGCGCTGCTGATCGCGCTGATGATCTGGGGCCTGGGCCTGCTGGCCTTCACCGGCCGGGTGGACCAGTCGACCCCCGCCAAGGAGCCGCCGATCGCCGACGGCGTCGTGGCCCTGACCGGCGCCTCGACCCTGCGCCTGGAGGCGGCCACCAAGCTGCTGGAAGAAGGCAAGGGCCAGCGCCTGCTGATCTCCGGCGTCAACCGCGAGGCCACCCGCGCCGACGTCCAGACCGTCACCAAGGCGGTCAAGCCGATCTATGACTGCTGCGTGGACCTGGGCTTCGCCGCCGCCAACACCGTCGGCAACGCCCGCGAGACCGCCGAGTGGGCCAAGTCCAAGGGCTATGAGAGCCTGATCGTGGTAACGGCCGACTACCACATGCCGCGTTCGATGCTGGAACTGCGGGCGGCCATGCCGAACGTCGAACTGTACCCCTACCCGGTCAAGACCGACCTGAACGCCCACCGCTGGTGGAAGACCGGCCTCAGCGCTCGGCGGATGATCGTGGAATACTGCAAGTACCTGGCGATCCTGGGACGTGAAGCGTTCCTTGGGCTAGGTCCGAAAGAAAAGGCCGCCCCGGCGGCGAAGGAAGCGTCTTGA
- a CDS encoding acyltransferase, with translation MHAPLSASERSTLAQIGGRNAPIGALRAFVTLLVVAHHAVLTYHPYAPAPKAFDAQPILWTAFPIVDPQKFGGWGLLTLVNDLFFMSLMFFISGLFVADGLRAKGAGGFLKSRALRLGVPFVLAAGLLAPLAYFPAWLQSGGAPSFTAFAEAWTHLPFWPSGPAWFLWVLLAFGALFTAVYAMWPGVTDALGGLARGADARPGRFFSGLAAVSLMAYLPLAMTTPFGHWTMVGPFVVQTARIGHYFVYFLAGIAVGAAGVGQGLIDPDGKLAQRWWLWHLAPILPIVGAVATMIIAFSPNPPPRTLLDAFGGLMFCLSCATLSFAALATFLRFVRKTGPIGASLQANAYGMYLTHYVFTAWLGWLLLPQSWGGLAKGCIAFGGAVALSWLTTMVLRRMPLLGRIL, from the coding sequence ATGCACGCGCCCCTCAGCGCTTCCGAGCGATCGACGCTCGCCCAGATCGGCGGCCGCAACGCCCCGATCGGCGCCTTGCGCGCCTTCGTCACCCTGCTGGTGGTCGCCCACCACGCGGTGCTGACCTATCACCCGTACGCGCCGGCCCCGAAGGCGTTCGACGCCCAGCCGATCCTGTGGACGGCGTTCCCCATCGTCGATCCGCAGAAGTTCGGCGGCTGGGGCCTGCTGACCCTGGTCAACGACCTCTTCTTCATGTCGCTGATGTTCTTCATCTCGGGCCTGTTCGTCGCCGACGGCCTGCGGGCCAAGGGCGCGGGCGGGTTCCTGAAGAGCCGCGCCCTGCGCCTGGGCGTTCCGTTCGTCCTCGCCGCCGGCCTGCTGGCGCCGCTCGCCTATTTCCCGGCCTGGTTGCAGTCGGGCGGCGCGCCTTCGTTCACGGCCTTCGCCGAGGCCTGGACGCACCTGCCGTTCTGGCCCAGCGGACCGGCCTGGTTCCTTTGGGTCTTGCTGGCCTTCGGCGCGCTGTTCACGGCGGTGTACGCCATGTGGCCCGGCGTCACCGACGCCCTCGGCGGCCTGGCCAGAGGCGCGGACGCCAGGCCAGGCCGGTTCTTCTCCGGCCTGGCGGCGGTGAGCCTGATGGCCTATCTGCCGCTGGCCATGACCACGCCGTTCGGCCACTGGACGATGGTGGGGCCTTTCGTGGTCCAGACCGCGCGCATCGGTCACTACTTCGTCTATTTCCTGGCCGGGATCGCGGTCGGCGCGGCCGGTGTCGGCCAGGGCCTGATCGATCCGGACGGCAAGCTGGCCCAGCGCTGGTGGCTCTGGCATCTGGCCCCGATCCTGCCGATCGTCGGCGCGGTGGCGACCATGATCATCGCCTTCTCGCCGAACCCGCCGCCGAGGACGTTGCTGGACGCCTTTGGCGGGCTGATGTTCTGCCTGTCCTGCGCCACCTTGTCGTTCGCGGCCCTGGCGACCTTCCTGCGCTTCGTCCGCAAGACGGGGCCGATCGGCGCAAGCCTGCAGGCCAACGCCTACGGCATGTACCTGACCCACTACGTCTTCACCGCCTGGCTGGGCTGGCTGCTGCTGCCCCAGAGCTGGGGCGGGCTGGCCAAGGGCTGCATCGCGTTCGGCGGGGCGGTGGCGCTCAGCTGGCTGACGACCATGGTCCTGCGCCGCATGCCGCTGTTGGGGCGAATCCTGTGA
- a CDS encoding beta-1,6-N-acetylglucosaminyltransferase, whose amino-acid sequence MIAYLLLVHRFPQQFKRLFRAIHDPDNHYVVHVDANATPAVEAEIRDFLKSYPNAAMLESQRALWGGYSLVDAELRGMEKLLEMNADWEVFINLSGQDFPLMTQKSIKAFLARHRGQEFIKVLDQAVARPDTLDRVRKYVVELGGRIVNTPLTRRFPEGAKPYIGNQWMMVSRAFCAFVCRDPAAERFKAFYRNTFIADEGFFQTVMMNGAPHGPIVSDDKRMIDWIPDGDIKLRPRTYTAEDAAALIASGNLFARKFDAEVDSKILDILEAHLLTQDAANTDEARPAKPREAALIVA is encoded by the coding sequence TTGATCGCCTATCTTCTCCTGGTCCATCGCTTTCCCCAGCAATTCAAGCGGCTCTTCCGGGCCATCCATGATCCGGACAACCACTATGTCGTCCATGTCGACGCCAATGCCACGCCGGCTGTCGAGGCTGAGATCCGCGACTTCCTGAAGTCCTATCCCAATGCCGCGATGCTGGAGAGCCAAAGGGCGCTGTGGGGCGGCTACAGCCTGGTCGACGCCGAGCTGCGGGGCATGGAGAAGCTGCTCGAGATGAACGCCGACTGGGAGGTGTTCATCAATCTCAGCGGCCAGGACTTCCCGCTGATGACCCAGAAGAGCATCAAGGCCTTCCTGGCCCGCCATCGCGGCCAGGAGTTCATCAAGGTGCTGGACCAGGCCGTGGCGCGGCCCGACACCCTGGATCGGGTGCGCAAGTATGTCGTCGAGCTGGGCGGGCGCATCGTCAACACGCCCCTGACCCGCCGCTTTCCGGAGGGCGCCAAGCCCTATATCGGCAATCAGTGGATGATGGTCAGCCGCGCCTTCTGCGCGTTCGTCTGCCGAGATCCCGCCGCCGAACGGTTCAAGGCCTTCTATCGCAACACCTTCATCGCCGACGAAGGCTTCTTCCAGACGGTGATGATGAACGGCGCGCCGCACGGCCCGATCGTCAGCGATGACAAGCGGATGATCGACTGGATCCCCGACGGCGACATCAAGCTGCGGCCGCGGACCTATACGGCGGAGGACGCCGCCGCCCTGATCGCTAGCGGAAACCTCTTCGCCCGCAAGTTCGACGCCGAGGTCGACAGCAAGATCCTCGACATCCTCGAAGCGCACCTGCTGACGCAGGACGCGGCGAACACCGATGAGGCCAGGCCCGCCAAGCCGCGCGAAGCGGCCTTGATCGTGGCCTAA
- a CDS encoding ABC transporter permease, with the protein MSEFFQVARWKPGPLLPPRDARDGALVFVVAVLCFLACLTAFAALASNRAADGWTSQLVNSATVVVRARANETPDSAAARAAETLAGVRGVAEAQALPREKAEALLAPWIGKEALVDDLPTPRLVTLELDPKTPPTAQVLDKALRSAGIDATVDDHSRWIADIERAADLARLAALGVFALIAAATAAVIAFATRAGLAARRDVIEVLHFSGAEQGFIVSLFQNRFATMGALAGLLGGTGAAIIGAVARYFGGGAGVAPVLPLAWMDLVAALPAPVVAALIAGLSARLAASRIVGEMP; encoded by the coding sequence ATGAGCGAGTTCTTTCAGGTCGCCCGCTGGAAGCCGGGTCCGCTGCTGCCGCCGCGTGACGCCCGCGACGGGGCGCTGGTGTTCGTGGTGGCCGTGCTGTGCTTCCTGGCCTGCCTGACCGCCTTCGCGGCGCTGGCCTCCAACCGCGCCGCCGATGGCTGGACGTCCCAGCTGGTCAACTCGGCCACCGTGGTGGTCCGCGCGCGCGCTAATGAGACGCCCGACAGCGCCGCGGCCCGCGCCGCCGAGACCCTGGCCGGCGTCAGGGGCGTGGCTGAGGCCCAGGCCCTGCCGCGCGAGAAGGCCGAGGCCTTGCTGGCGCCCTGGATCGGCAAGGAGGCCCTGGTCGACGACCTGCCCACCCCGCGCCTCGTCACGCTGGAGCTGGATCCCAAGACCCCGCCGACCGCCCAGGTGCTGGACAAGGCCCTGCGCTCGGCCGGCATCGACGCCACGGTTGACGACCACAGCCGCTGGATCGCCGATATCGAACGCGCCGCCGACCTGGCGCGTCTGGCGGCCCTGGGCGTCTTCGCCCTGATCGCCGCCGCCACCGCTGCCGTCATCGCCTTCGCCACCCGGGCGGGCCTGGCCGCCCGTCGCGACGTGATCGAGGTCTTGCACTTCTCCGGGGCCGAGCAGGGCTTCATCGTCAGCCTGTTCCAGAACCGTTTCGCGACCATGGGCGCGCTGGCGGGCTTGCTGGGCGGGACGGGCGCGGCCATCATCGGCGCCGTTGCGCGCTACTTCGGCGGCGGCGCGGGGGTTGCGCCGGTTCTGCCCTTGGCCTGGATGGATCTGGTCGCCGCCCTGCCCGCTCCGGTGGTCGCGGCGCTGATCGCCGGGCTCTCGGCCCGCCTGGCCGCGTCGCGCATCGTGGGGGAGATGCCGTGA
- a CDS encoding phosphoribosyltransferase: MRAGTKRLPLRTLMNPPTMNDTQRPEVLISEAEIAERVQKLAEAIAPRIDNDTVVICLLTGGLWFAADLTRALYRAGRDVRFDALWLASYHDERKSTGRCEVRADLQRPLVGRRALVVDDVFDTGLSLSEAARLVKDAGASEVLTAVFARKPWPKDRGMEPDFVAWEAPARYLVGYGLDDEGKSRGLPYIGALD; this comes from the coding sequence ATGAGAGCGGGGACCAAACGCCTCCCCCTTCGGACTCTCATGAACCCGCCCACCATGAATGACACCCAACGCCCCGAAGTCCTGATCTCGGAAGCCGAGATCGCCGAACGGGTTCAGAAGCTGGCCGAGGCCATCGCGCCGCGCATCGACAACGACACCGTCGTGATCTGCCTGTTGACCGGCGGTCTGTGGTTCGCCGCCGACCTGACCCGCGCCCTCTATAGGGCCGGCCGCGACGTGCGCTTCGACGCCCTGTGGCTGGCCTCTTATCACGACGAGCGCAAGAGCACCGGCCGTTGCGAGGTCCGCGCCGACCTGCAGCGTCCGCTGGTCGGCCGCCGCGCCCTGGTCGTCGACGACGTGTTCGACACCGGCCTGTCGCTGTCGGAAGCCGCCCGCCTGGTCAAGGACGCCGGGGCCAGCGAAGTGCTGACCGCCGTCTTCGCCCGCAAGCCCTGGCCGAAGGATCGCGGCATGGAGCCCGACTTCGTCGCCTGGGAAGCGCCCGCGCGCTACCTGGTCGGCTATGGCCTCGACGACGAGGGCAAGAGCCGCGGCCTGCCGTACATCGGCGCCCTGGACTAA
- the ftsE gene encoding cell division ATP-binding protein FtsE, whose product MRIDTEQGDDALPVVRFDGVSMRYGRAPETLRDISFSLAPGSFHFLTGASGAGKSSLLKLIYLAHRASRGRVELFGRDVSLTHTSDLPFLRRRIGVVFQEFRLLEHLSVFDNAALPLRILKRKPATYREDVAELLSWVGLGERMHALPATLSGGEKQRLAIARAVVDRPDVLLADEPTGNVDPAMSLRLLRLFVELNRLGTTVLIATHDEDLVARAARPTLHLDHGRLVDVVTGPGGGPR is encoded by the coding sequence TTGCGGATCGACACAGAACAGGGCGATGACGCCCTTCCGGTGGTCCGGTTCGATGGCGTCTCGATGCGTTACGGCCGCGCGCCCGAAACCCTGAGGGATATCAGCTTTTCCCTGGCTCCTGGCTCGTTCCATTTCCTGACCGGCGCGTCGGGCGCGGGCAAGAGCTCCCTGCTCAAGCTGATCTATCTGGCGCACCGTGCGTCACGGGGTCGCGTCGAGCTGTTCGGGCGCGATGTCAGCCTGACCCACACCTCGGACCTGCCGTTCCTGCGCCGCCGGATCGGGGTGGTGTTCCAGGAATTCCGGCTGTTGGAGCACCTGTCGGTGTTCGACAACGCCGCCCTGCCGCTGCGGATTCTCAAGCGCAAGCCCGCCACCTACCGCGAGGACGTCGCCGAACTGCTGAGCTGGGTCGGACTTGGTGAACGCATGCATGCGCTTCCCGCCACCCTGTCCGGCGGCGAGAAGCAGCGCCTGGCCATCGCCCGCGCCGTGGTCGACCGTCCCGACGTGCTGTTGGCCGACGAGCCGACCGGCAATGTCGACCCGGCCATGTCGCTGCGCCTGCTGCGGCTGTTCGTGGAGCTCAACCGCCTGGGCACCACGGTGCTGATCGCCACCCACGACGAGGATCTGGTCGCCCGCGCCGCCCGCCCAACCCTGCACCTCGACCATGGCCGACTGGTCGACGTTGTAACGGGACCAGGGGGAGGCCCGCGATGA